DNA from Sorex araneus isolate mSorAra2 chromosome 6, mSorAra2.pri, whole genome shotgun sequence:
atcaccctcgGCGGTGCTCAgcctgggctggggggcgggaagTGGGGGCGCCCTTGGCTCGGATCTTGCCAGCGGGTGCCCTCCCGGCGCCCTGGCCCCATCCTGGGCCCTGCGCCAGCTCCAAGCCCGAACTCAGCACCCTGGACAGGGCCTGCGCCTCCGCGGGCGCCCAGCCTCTGGGCCGCAGGAGTCCGGTAGGGGAACTGGTCACACGCCACCGCCCTTCCCTGCCGAGACTCCCCCAAGTCGGGTCCCCCTCGGCCTCTGTACCGTCACCATCTgcctgctccttttttttttttttgcgttttcggtcacacccagcgatgctcaggggttcctcctggctctgcactcagagcggtgttctggcggtgctcgggggaccccatgggatgctgggaatcgaacccggtcagccgcgtgcaaggcaaacgccctccctgctgtgctattgctccatcccactgcatggtcctttctctgtgctcatggctccTGAACTCAGTCCGTTCTTCCTGACCGTAACCGGCAGTATTATTAGTGATAGGCATGGTTatccatcccccccaaccccagcccctaGTGTCCCCTTTCCTTGGGGGCCTTCAATAGGCTAcagagcaccccccccccgccaaaccCGCTCAGTGGAGAAAGGGATGAGACGCAGGAGATTCAGACTAGCCCCTCCCCCATCTTTCTGCAGCTGCCCACCAATGACCCGGGTCTGTGGACCCCTCCCCAACCTCCACGCCTGtcttcactcctcctcctcctccttgggaTTCCGTGATTTGAACGTTTCCATGCTTCGCCCAGCCCCACTTCAATGATCAGGACATGCCCCAGTCCAGCCGTGGCTTACAGCTATAGAGGCAGAACTGGCTTCCATCCGTGACACCCCTTATGACACTCCTGATCCCCAAAGtcatccctgtgcacagagccatgagtaagccctgggtgtggcccaaatgaccaaaacacaaaaccaatccccaaacataaacacatattcccttttttttttttttcctttttgggtcacactcagcatgctcaggggttcctcctggctcatgcactcaggaattactcctggcggtgctcgggggaccctgtgggatgccggggatcgaactcaggttggccacgtgcaaggcaaacgccctccctgttggactatcattccggccccaaatatgttttttttcttttttgctttttgggtcacacccagcgatgctcaggggttattcctggctttgcactcagaaattactcctggcagtgcttgggggaccatatgggatgctggggatcgaacccgggtcggccgagtgcaaggcaaacgccctacccgctgtgctattgctccggccccaggagtaGAACTTTTCCTTGGGAGGTTCCCCTTTATTttggcgtgggggtggggtgctgatcacacctggcgatgctcaggggttactcctggctctgataaAGGCCTGAAGAGAAAGCTAGCTTtgccaggccagagagagaaaccttAGTATCCAAAGTCTGACCGTTATTTCCAGAGAAGACACTGATCTAAGACTTCCGACGGAAATCTTCTCTTCCAGAATCAGATCTTTCTGCTCAGACCTTTCATGTTGAAAGAGGGGGCTTTCTCAAGGCTGATGGGGAAGAGACTCAGGTGGGTTGAAGAGAGGCTGATGgagaagaagcagagaagcagagatggttaaaagaagaaagaacgcaggggtgtggggagagataCTACAGCCAGTAAGGTGTTTGATTTGAATGCGGCTGATACAGGTTCTATTCTTGACTcctcatcattgtatcactgttgtctagttgctcatcgatttgctcgagtgggcaccagtaacctctcattcatccctgtcgcattcagggtcaggggaatgaggcccattattgttattattttcggcatattgaatatgccacgggtagcttgccaggctctgctgtgcgagattctgcattactctcttctgggatctttgttttatagtctctggatcttggccactgatgagattacatggcactgggggcagtttgtgggtgtgactgccaagctactggaaaactggggatctgggtggaggaggcttcGTCcagattcgagcaggcttggagatctcagtcctgggtcccacacatctgggttcctctgtcggttccttcatgggtgaggttcgtccaagcgtgtggagagtggccttgagcatggctgtggctgcgttctggaggttttcagctgccgggactctgcttggggaagggagggaaacccAACCCACCTCGCTCtgaggtgaagacagcctggcgcagaggcAGGAGATTTGACTCCCCATATGGCACCCtaatccttccaggagtgatccctgagcaccgtgacgggagtaaactctgaacacaggccaggtgtggcctaagaacatttaaaaaaaaataaagggaaccagtgactgaaaatgccAGGCTTTAAGGGGTTGGGACTGGGCtgtcccttcccatccccccgcccctccagggtcccaactgtcacacccacaaatgaactccctccaggtgccatttaagtgcattaaggaccatgatccagagacttataaatgAATCTCGTAACCGAGCAGCTGActgcagagatggctccagaccccaattatatGAATTTTTAGAATCTTAGGAGCATGTGGTCACTTTTGCAGTCAGTTGTGGGatatctcatacttttttttctttttttgttgaatcactgtgagatttttatttatttatttattgaatcaccatgtggaaagttacaaagctttcaggcttaagtctcagttacacgatgctcgaacacccatcccttcaccagtgcacaaattTCACTACGAAGAActacagtaaacctccctccaccccccacaccttcccagccccccaccctgcctgtgaatcactctgagattgacccttacagacatcttatattattcataacaagcaatcacttgtatcacttgtcttcctgttgatctttgatttgcttgagcaggcacagtaacgtctccatttgtccctgtcacgtgctagtgtagcccaatgatatctgctcgctccaggaacaggaagagcctcaaaccgttcattcagggttttgacgaatacaaaataaattacctagcctGTGGGGctggcttgagtggtggtgggacatttcaaaataatggtggtgggaaggtgcaatggtggtgggattggtgttgaaatattaaattcctgacgatgctcaggaatcactcctggcagtgtgggatGACCCTTtgggagggaccagagagatagtacagcagggagggcatttgccttgcacgcaaccgatccaggctcgatccctggcatcccatatgatctcccaagcacctccaggagtaattcctgaatgtagagccaggaggaacccctgagcattgctgggtgtggcccaaaaagaaaaaataatagtgaatggaatcaattaatgtgaacaactttatgaaaataaaattaaaataagagagaaagcaaaggaaaaatccTGTTTCAAATAATAACACTATTTAAAAAGCAcacaggtttgatcaccagcatcccctatggtcccccaagcaccaccaggagtgattcctgagtgcagagccaggaataagccctgagcatggtctgGTGTGACAcgaaaagccaaacaaaacactctgggctagagagataactgTGGCAGGtgtggtgtttgctttgcacgcggtcatccagggttcaatccctggaaccctacATAATCCCTCAGGCACTgtcaatagtgatccctgagcattacaaGATGTGgttcaaaagacaaaaacaagtgaaataaagggggctggagagcacaGAGCCCCGGCGCCGCGCCCGAACCAACTGCCTTCTCGGCGCCGCGCTTCTCAGCTCTCCGCCCCTCCTTCCCGCGGCGCTCCCGGGACCATGACCGATCCCCGCGTGAGGCAGATCAAGATCAAGACCGGCGTGGTGAAGCGCTTGGTCAAAGAAAAAGTGATGTATGAAAAAGAAGccaaacaacaagaagaaaagatagaaaagatgaaagcaGAAGATGGTGAAAATTATGCCATTAAAAAACAGGCTGAGATCCTGCAAGAGTCCCTTATGATGATTCCAGACTGCCAGCGCAGGTTGGAAGCCGCACATACTGACCTTCTGCAAATACTAGAGAGTGAAAAAGACTTGGAAGAAGCtgaagaatataaagaagcacGATCAGTACTAGATTCAGTGAAATTAGAAGCATGAAGACTTTCTATACAGGGTGTTTTTGTGCATTTTAGCCCAGAATCCGTCCATTCCATAATTCGTTATTTTACCACTGCTCTGTGTTCAAGTAGGATGAGAATCTAATTATAGATATTTCTGACAGAAGCAAAGTCTGTTTGAAATTTAAATACTTTGCCTCATAACTGGATTGAgttaaaaacaagatttttttttttaagtaaacttcctaaaaaaaaaaaaaaaggggggggctggagagatagtacagaaggcagggcgcTTAAACCCGAGCATGCAATCAATGTGGGCTCAGTCGATCCCTGATACTGCATGTAGTCCCTCTCCCTACCCCCcggctggccaggagtgatccctgaggttaGGGCCATgagtaagccaggagcacagctggtgtggacccccaaaaaccaaaaagtggggctggagagatagcatagcgggtagggcatttgccttgcacgtggccaacccgggttcgattcccagcatcccatatggtcccctgagcaccgccaggagtaattcctgagtgcagagccaggagtgacccctgtgcatcaccaggtgtaacccaaaaaagaaaaaaaaaaacccaaaagtgaaaaaagtaggggctgaagcaatacccaatgggtaaggcatttgccttgcaagagacaggagtaacccctgagcatcaccaggagtgaccctcaccACCTCCTACCATCCCcgaaagaaagtgaaataataaatcttcaggggctggagcgatagcacagcaggtaggtggaccctggttcgattcccagcatccctgagcactgccaggagtgattcctgagtgcagagccaggagtaacccctgtgcatcgccgggtatgacccaaaaagcaaaaataataataatgataatcactgtcactgtcatcccgttgctcatcaatttgttcaagcgggcaccagtaacatctctcattgcgagacttattgttactgtgtttggcatatccaatacgccactggtagcttgccaggctctaccgtgcgggtttgatactctcggtagcttgccgggctctccgagaggggcggaggaatcgaactctggtcggccacgtgaaaggcgaacgccctaccgctgtgctatcgctccagcccaatagtgataataataataataataataataataataataataataataataataataataataataaatcttaaaaggGTAGAGTCCAAATGAAGACACTTCCTTACATGATCCATCACGGGCCTTGTATAGggccccccagcacggccagaaGTGACACCCCCAGGCACAGAACTGGAAGTAGCTCCATTTGTGACCTGaactaacccccacccccaccccccaacaaagaGCGGCTTCCCAGACTGGATTGCAAGCAggccctgcccacctgctccTCAGCCGGAACAGAGGGGGGCTGAGAAATCCCACTAAGACAGAAAGTAACAGTAATTAAAAGGCTTGGCCCTCTCAGTGAGCAGCTGGGGAGTTAATTAGCTTTGCCATGGACACAGAGAACTTCCTGGGACCTTAGCGTTGTCTGTTTATCAGATTACAGGGCCAGTGTCTACTGACCGCTTATCGCCCTGACAACCTCAGCTGCCGGGCAGCACACGGGAACAGGCTCCTCTTCATGTTCCCAGTATGTAGGTGATGAATGTGTCTCTCCAAAGAGAATCGTTTTtccttattttggggggggcagggatgtgtgggccacaccttgtgatacCCAGCGGTTACTCCcgagggtgctcagaggaccatatgggatgctggacattGAACCTTGTTCACTGTGtccgaggcaaatgccctgcctgtgtaccactgctctggccccagggaatgATGTATTTtgctttgtgggccacacctggcaatgctcagggcttcctcctggctctgtactcaggaattacccctggtggtgctcgggggaccatatgggatgctgtggatcaaacctgggttgaccaagtgcaaggcagatgccctcccctctgtactatctctctggcccactttggtttgtttttttctttttgggtcacacccagcattgcacaggggttcctcccggctcatgcactcctggcagtgctcaggagaccctatgggatgctgggaattgaacccgggcctgccgagtgcaaggcaaacaccgtccccgctgtgctatcaccccagctccCCATTTTGATCTTCTGATCTGGTTTTTCTTCATGCTTTTCCACAATATGGCCTGTACCTCCAGGATGGCTTACCATCCTGGAGCCACACTtgacgatgctcaggaatcactcctggcagtgtgggatgaccctttgggatgccagggatcgaacctgggccagctgcatgcaaagcaagttctttACCCAccgtcctatcgctccagccccgaggcaggGACATTTTATATTTACTAGGTGTGTaaatttgctgttttttttgtttgtttgtttttgtttttttgctttttgcatcacacctggcgatgcacaggggttactcctggctctgcactcaggaaatacccctggcggtgctcaggggaccctatgggatcctgggaattgaacccaggttggctgcgtgtaaggcaaacaccctacccgctgtgctattgctccagccccctgctgttatttttttttgctttttgggtcacacccggcgatgcacaggggttactcctggctctgcactcaggaattacccctggcggtgctcagggaaccatatgggatgccggggattgaagccaggtcggccgagtgcaaggaaaacaccctacccgctgtgctatcactgtggccccttgG
Protein-coding regions in this window:
- the LOC101543718 gene encoding tubulin-specific chaperone A, coding for MTDPRVRQIKIKTGVVKRLVKEKVMYEKEAKQQEEKIEKMKAEDGENYAIKKQAEILQESLMMIPDCQRRLEAAHTDLLQILESEKDLEEAEEYKEARSVLDSVKLEA